Proteins encoded within one genomic window of Anopheles gambiae chromosome 3, idAnoGambNW_F1_1, whole genome shotgun sequence:
- the LOC133392838 gene encoding uncharacterized protein LOC133392838 isoform X4, whose protein sequence is MPYAVVETVDAAGDTKLLTVPEQWLVVCEAEGVEYLRWPDAKSVRHIKSLLADDLSRPEASWEKHKCTVIYRDIASMLVAQQTLKIIQQHRKTEDTAGIANSSTPIVAMNPAVTHGGTIQSSGNGQGMSGDRVQERDPFHDVDCAPPLLQQQPSHSASRQYQENDPFEDIGKFEDLIPQNVSSVEKDCLPTVVDTNEPGYVEMMHTNKNVENDPAQDVKLFPQLYDMILELKSMMKANQEEIRQKLAEGFSQLQTAFKTWTEQSVHKQQGQPTSYDPADYQVYGLASIEEVKGFDERLKDAKFRQGVHKWINRFVSDVESSWNRMQKMMSVIFSQKCVLDLSITGSGGLRYSILNCLQILNLFKYIGTTSRHQVNDGEVRDFFIKRIKYVKDMETYRHTHAPSKKKNAKLRTIAPSLRLSVEEVCEDETMMQLDESMEQIEMMKEQNGKRMRLDSIEQQRESSSKEGSLPTVGEENPPDSNHVFPLKTLDDMNAFEVRLCDERELKHTQLWIDHHLHYDTKNVEDYMKTLLERLVDKNVLLNFCWIKDTGGGKRSLEEYKHFVGLFHYVREKGKRTYVQDQGCVSNFFTEVLDHVS, encoded by the coding sequence ATGCCGTACGCAGTGGTGGAAACGGTGGATGCTGCGGGAGATACGAAATTGCTGACTGTGCCGGAGCAGTGGCTTGTTGTCTGCGAAGCAGAAGGCGTCGAGTATCTGCGTTGGCCGGATGCGAAAAGCGTTAGACACATTAAATCACTGCTGGCCGACGATCTAAGCCGCCCGGAGGCTTCATGGGAAAAGCATAAATGCACAGTAATCTATAGGGATATCGCGTCAATGTTGGTAGCGCAGCAAACGCTGAAAATAATACAGCAGCATCGCAAAACAGAAGACACCGCTGGCATCGCGAACAGCAGTACACCAATTGTTGCGATGAATCCGGCAGTCACTCATGGTGGAACGATTCAATCGAGCGGAAATGGGCAAGGAATGAGTGGTGACCGAGTACAAGAGCGAGATCCCTTTCACGATGTAGATTGCGCCCCGCCGCTGTTGCAACAGCAACCGAGCCATTCGGCAAGCCGACAGTACCAGGAAAATGACCCATTTGAAGATATCGGCAAATTTGAGGATCTAATCCCACAGAATGTTAGTTCCGTGGAGAAAGATTGTTTGCCTACTGTCGTCGACACGAACGAACCGGGTTATGTTGAGATGATGCACACCAACAAGaatgttgaaaatgatccTGCCCAAGATGTTAAACTATTTCCCCAGCTATACGACATGATCCTTGAACTAAAAAGCATGATGAAGGCGAACCAGGAAGAGATTAGACAAAAGCTAGCTGAAGGCTTCAGCCAACTGCAAACAGCCTTCAAGACCTGGACGGAGCAAAGTGTACACAAGCAACAGGGCCAGCCAACCTCGTACGATCCCGCTGATTATCAAGTGTACGGGCTGGCGAGCATAGAGGAGGTGAAGGGCTTTGACGAGCGATTGAAGGATGCAAAGTTTAGGCAAGGTGTTCACAAATGGATCAACCGTTTCGTTAGCGATGTAGAGAGTTCGTGGAATCGTATGCAAAAAATGATGAGCGTGATATTTAGTCAAAAGTGTGTGCTCGATCTCAGCATTACCGGTTCGGGGGGACTGAGATACTCTATACTCAACTGCTTACAAATACTGAATTTGTTCAAGTACATCGGTACCACCAGCAGGCATCAGGTGAACGATGGTGAGGTGCGAGATTTCTTTATAAAACGTATAAAGTACGTAAAGGACATGGAAACCTataggcacacacacgcaccgtcgaagaagaaaaatgctaAATTACGTACGATTGCACCGAGCTTGCGTCTGAGCGTGGAGGAGGTGTGCGAAGATGAAACGATGATGCAACTGGATGAAAGTATGGAACAGATTGAAATGATGAAAGAGCAGAATGGAAAGAGAATGCGGCTCGATAGCATTGAACAGCAGCGGGAAAGTAGCTCCAAGGAAGGTAGTCTACCGACTGTAGGGGAAGAAAATCCGCCAGATAGCAATCATGTTTTCCCTCTCAAAACGCTTGACGACATGAATGCATTTGAAGTTAGGCTGTGCGACGAGCGTGAACTAAAGCATACGCAGCTGTGGATTGACCATCATTTGCACTATGACACGAAGAATGTTGAAGATTACATGAAAACTTTGTTGGAGCGGTTGGTGGATAAAAATGTGTTGCTTAACTTTTGCTGGATCAAGGACACTGGCGGCGGAAAACGTTCGCTGGAGGAGTATAAACACTTTGTTGGACTGTTTCATTATGTtagggaaaaaggaaaaaggactTATGTACAAGATCAGGGATGCGTATCTAACTTCTTTACTGAAGTTTTGGACCACGTGTCGTAG